A genome region from Geobacter pickeringii includes the following:
- a CDS encoding MFS transporter: protein MINAEQRPMFRFLAVMTAASMVGLQGYTILFNNFAVETVHLEGRHVGIIQSVREVPGFLALLAVYVMMVVKEHRLSAFSIALLGFGVALTGIFPSFAGVALTTLVMSFGFHYYETTNQSLTLQYFSTHLSPLVMGKLRSLAAISSIAAAGLIWLLAWFLDYRGIFIVIGAIVLLFGLWGLFQDPTHESVPPQRLRMVVRRQYWLYYLLTFLSGARRQIFMVFSMFLLVKIFHFSMQEMTILFLINNGINWFLNPLIGRAINFFGERALCSLEYLGVILVFITYAYATSKGMVAGMYILDSILFNFAVAIRTYFQKIADPQDIAPSSAVGFTINHIAAVFLPALGGYLWMIDYRIPFLAGAVLGGVSLLFAQCIRLPADERSLPVAGAAEAE, encoded by the coding sequence ATGATCAACGCCGAGCAACGCCCGATGTTCCGCTTTCTGGCGGTCATGACCGCCGCCTCCATGGTGGGGCTCCAGGGGTACACCATCCTCTTCAACAACTTCGCCGTGGAGACGGTCCATCTCGAAGGGCGCCACGTGGGGATCATCCAGTCGGTCCGGGAGGTGCCGGGGTTCCTCGCGCTCCTGGCGGTCTACGTCATGATGGTGGTGAAGGAGCACCGGCTCTCGGCCTTCTCCATCGCGCTGCTGGGGTTCGGGGTCGCCCTCACCGGCATCTTCCCCAGCTTTGCCGGGGTCGCCCTCACCACCCTCGTCATGAGCTTCGGGTTCCACTACTACGAGACCACCAACCAGTCCCTGACCCTGCAGTACTTCTCGACCCACCTCTCCCCCCTTGTCATGGGGAAGCTCCGCAGCCTCGCCGCCATCTCCAGCATCGCCGCGGCGGGCCTCATCTGGCTCCTCGCCTGGTTCCTCGACTACCGGGGGATCTTTATTGTCATCGGCGCCATCGTCCTGCTCTTCGGGCTCTGGGGACTCTTCCAGGACCCGACCCACGAGAGCGTCCCGCCGCAGCGGCTGCGGATGGTCGTCCGGCGGCAGTACTGGCTCTATTACCTCCTCACCTTCCTCTCCGGGGCGCGGCGGCAGATCTTCATGGTCTTCTCCATGTTCCTCCTGGTGAAGATCTTCCACTTCTCCATGCAGGAGATGACGATCCTCTTCCTCATCAACAACGGCATCAACTGGTTCCTGAACCCCCTCATCGGCCGGGCCATCAACTTCTTCGGCGAGCGCGCCCTCTGCAGCCTCGAATACCTGGGGGTGATCCTCGTCTTCATCACCTACGCCTACGCCACCTCCAAGGGGATGGTGGCGGGGATGTACATCCTCGATTCCATCCTCTTCAACTTCGCCGTGGCGATCCGGACCTACTTCCAGAAGATCGCCGACCCCCAGGACATCGCCCCGAGCAGCGCCGTCGGCTTCACCATCAACCACATCGCCGCGGTCTTCCTCCCCGCCCTCGGCGGCTACCTCTGGATGATCGACTACCGGATTCCGTTCCTGGCCGGCGCCGTCCTCGGCGGGGTATCGCTCCTCTTTGCCCAGTGCATCCGCCTCCCGGCGGACGAGCGGTCGCTTCCCGTGGCGGGGGCCGCGGAGGCGGAGTAA
- a CDS encoding MFS transporter yields the protein MLARGSHENTGERLRLTLRALQSRNYRLFFAGQSVSLVGTWMQQVAMSWLVYRLTGSALLLGVVGFASQIPTFLLAPVAGVLADRWNRRRLLIATQSLAMLQAALLAAAVLTGVVQVWQIIALSVVLGCVNAFDIPIRQSFVVELVGRKEDLSNAIALNSSMVNGARLVGPSIAGVLVATVGEGVCFILNAASYLAVIAAITAMRITPARRHGARKHILHELREGFTYAFGFPPIRSILSLLAVVSLMGMPYTVLLPVFAKEILKGGAHTFGFLMAAAGVGSLGSTLYLASRRSVVGLGRVIAAAASIFGVGVAGFALSRELPLSLACLCLSGFGAMALVASSNTILQTIVEDDKRGRVMSLFTMSFMGMTPFGSLMAGSVASWLGARDTLLVGAVACLAAGLHFSRQLPRLREMVRPLYRQMGIIPEVATGIQSASEPTPPPEK from the coding sequence ATGCTCGCACGCGGAAGCCACGAAAATACCGGAGAGCGCCTGCGCCTCACCCTGCGCGCGCTTCAGTCGCGCAACTACCGCCTCTTTTTCGCCGGCCAGAGCGTCTCGCTGGTCGGAACATGGATGCAGCAGGTCGCCATGAGCTGGCTCGTCTACCGGTTGACCGGATCGGCGCTCCTTCTGGGGGTAGTCGGCTTCGCCAGCCAGATCCCGACCTTCCTCCTCGCCCCCGTGGCCGGGGTGCTGGCCGACCGCTGGAACCGGCGCCGGCTCCTCATCGCCACCCAGTCCCTCGCCATGCTCCAGGCGGCGCTGCTGGCCGCCGCCGTCCTGACGGGGGTGGTGCAGGTATGGCAGATCATCGCCCTCAGTGTGGTGCTCGGCTGCGTCAACGCCTTCGACATCCCGATCCGCCAGTCCTTCGTGGTGGAGCTGGTGGGGCGGAAGGAAGACCTCAGCAACGCCATCGCCCTCAACTCCTCCATGGTCAACGGCGCCCGTCTGGTGGGGCCATCCATTGCAGGGGTGCTGGTCGCCACCGTGGGGGAAGGGGTCTGCTTCATCCTGAACGCCGCGAGCTACCTGGCGGTGATCGCCGCCATAACGGCGATGAGGATCACCCCGGCACGGCGCCATGGCGCCCGCAAGCATATCCTGCACGAACTCCGCGAGGGATTCACCTACGCCTTCGGTTTCCCCCCGATCCGCTCCATCCTCTCCCTGCTCGCGGTCGTCAGCCTGATGGGGATGCCGTACACGGTCCTGCTCCCGGTCTTCGCCAAGGAGATCCTCAAAGGAGGCGCCCACACCTTCGGCTTCCTGATGGCGGCGGCCGGGGTCGGTTCCCTCGGCAGCACCCTCTACCTCGCCTCCCGTCGGAGCGTCGTCGGCCTCGGCCGGGTCATTGCCGCAGCCGCCAGCATCTTTGGCGTCGGCGTGGCCGGATTCGCCCTCTCCCGCGAGCTCCCCCTCTCCCTCGCCTGCCTCTGCCTGTCGGGCTTCGGCGCCATGGCCCTGGTGGCCTCCAGCAACACGATCCTCCAGACCATCGTGGAGGATGACAAGCGAGGTCGCGTAATGAGCCTCTTCACCATGTCGTTCATGGGGATGACGCCGTTCGGCAGCCTCATGGCCGGCTCGGTGGCCAGCTGGCTCGGCGCCCGCGACACCCTCCTCGTGGGGGCGGTGGCGTGCCTCGCCGCGGGACTCCACTTTTCCCGGCAGCTTCCGAGGCTCCGGGAGATGGTCCGCCCCCTCTACCGGCAGATGGGAATCATTCCCGAAGTGGCCACCGGCATCCAGAGCGCATCGGAGCCGACCCCTCCCCCGGAGAAGTAA